Within Planctomycetota bacterium, the genomic segment AGGCCCAGGCCCCCGTGCTCGGGCTGGTGCTGCCGAGCAACTCGCCCGGCGTCCACACCCTCTGGCTGCCGGTGATCGCCTTGGGGGTCGGCCTGGTGATGAAACCCGGGGGCCAGGAGCCGTGGACTCCCTACCGGATGGCGGCGGCGATGGTCGAAGCGGGGATCCCGGCCGAATGCATCGGCCTCTACCCGGGCGCCACCGACGTCGGGGCGGCGATCCTCGCCAGTTGCCGGCGGAGCATGATTTTCGGCAGTGCCAAGACGGTGGAGCAGTACCGCGGCAATCCGCGCGTCCAGGTGCACGGCCCCGGGTTCTCGAAGATCCTCATCGGCGACGACTGCGTCGACGACTGGGAACGCCACCTCGACCTGATGGCCGAGAGTGTCGCCGCCAACAGCGGCCGGGGTTGCATCAACGCCTCGGCGATCTGGGCCAGCCGCCACACCGAGGCGATCGCCGCCGCCCTGGCGGAGCGGCTCGGACCGATCCCGGTCAAGCTCCCCGACGATCCCGACGCGAAGCTCGCCGCGTTCACCGTGCCCGGCGCAGCCAAGGCGATCTGGGGCCAGATCGAGGCCGGTCTCAAGGCCCCCGGCGTGTCCCATGCCACGGCCCCCTACGGCGAGCGCTTCGTCGAGGGGGAGCGCTGCGGCTGGCTGCGGCCGGTGGTCGCCCACTGCGACTCGCCCGATTCCGAGATCGCCAAGGCGGAGTACATGTTTCCGTTCGTGGCAGTGGTCCGTTGCCCGCAGGAGCAGTGGTTCGAGCGGATCGGGCCGACGCTGGTGGCGACGGCGCTCACCGACGACGCCGCCCTCCAGGCGCGGCTCGCCGACTGCACCGACATCGACCGGCTCAACCTCGGGCCGATTCCCACCACCCGGCTCGACTGGCTCCAGCCGCACGAAGGCAACATCATCGACTTTCTCTACCGTTCGCGGGCCCTCCAGGTCCCCGCGCCGGCGGCTGCGGCCACGGCGTGAGCGGTCCAGGGCACGAGGCCGCAGGAACGCCATGCACCCACCTCCCCCCTCCGCCGCGTCACCGCCCGCCGGCGCCCCGACTCCCTTCGAGATGCGGGCCCCGACACGGCTGGTGGTGGGAGCCGGAACGCTCGGCCGCCTGGGGAGCCTCGCCACCGAGCTCGGCGCGCAGCGCGTGCTGGTCGTCAGCGACCGGGGTGTCCAGCGGGCCGGTCACGCTGCCACCGGCCTGGCGGCTCTCGAGGGAGCGGGGCTGGCGACGGCCCTGTTCGATGAGTTCACGGAAGACCCCGGGAGCGGTGCGGTGGCGGAGGGCGCCGCCCGGGCGCGCGAGTTCCGCCCCGACCTGATCGTCGGCCTCGGCGGTGGTAGTTCGATGGACTGCGCCAAGGGGATCAACTTCCTCGTCTCCTGCGGCGGGCGGATGCAGGATTACCGCGGCCGCCACACCGCGACCGGCCCGCTGCTCCCGTCGATCGCCGTCCCGACGACGGCCGGGACGGGGAGCGAGACGCAGTCGTTCGCCCTGGTCACCGACGACGACACCGGCATGAAGATGGCCTGCGGCGATCCACAGGCGGCGTTCCGGGTGGCGATCCTCGACGTGGTGCTGACCCTCACCCAGCCCGCACGCGTCACGGCGCTGACCGGGATCGACGCCGTGTCGCACGCCGTCGAGAGCCACGTCAGCCGGGCGGCGACGCCCGCCTCGCGCGTCTTCTCGCGGGCCGCGTTCGCGCTGTTGGCGCACGGTCTGCCGCGCGTGTTCGCCGACCCGGCCGATGTCGCGGCCCGGGCCGACGTCCAACTGGCGGCCGCCTGGGCCGGCCTGGCGATCGAGAACTCGATGCTCGGCGCCGCCCACGCGCTGGCCAATCCGCTCACCGCGGCCCACGACGTTGTCCACGGCCAGGCCGTGGGGCTGATGCTCCCGCACGTGGTCCGGTTCAACGCCGCGGCCGGTGCCGACGGGTATGGCGAACTGGCAGCCCACCTCGCCGACGAAGCCGGACCGCCGACGGCGGAGCGCCTCGCCGTGTGGCTCGAGTCCCTCGTCGCAAGCTCGGGGCTCGCCTGCCGGCTGGCCGACCTGGGACTGGCGACGCCCGACGTGACGGCGCTGGCGACCGCCGCGGCCGGACAGTGGACGGCGGGGTTCAATCCGCGCCCCGTGGCGACCGCCGACCTCGCCCTGCTCTACGAGGCCGCCCGATGACGTCGCCTGCTCTGCGGTTTTGTGTGACGGCCACCGCGCTGGCCCTGCTGGTCTCCGTCGCGCTCGGCGACGACACCGAGGCGCCGGCCGACGCCTGGCCCGTGTTCCGCGGCTGCCTCGCCGGAACCGGGCGCTCGGCCACGGAGCTCGCGCTGCCGCTGGCGGAACGCTGGCAGCGGTCGCTCGGCAAGACCGCCGTCGACGCCACGCCGGTGATCGCCGCCGGCACGATCTACGTCGGTGACCTCGACGGCACGTTCCACGCCCTCGCGCTGGCCGACGGCCGTCCGCTGTGGACCGTGAAAGGGGAGAACGGCTTCCCGTCGGCAGCGGCGGTCTCGACCGACGCCGCGGTGCCGGTGGTCGTCGTCGGCGACGGGGCGGGAATCGTCCGTGGGCTCGACCGCACCGACGGCTCGGAGCGCTGGCGTTTCGAGGCGGGGGGGGAGATCTCCGGCGGCCCGACGATCGTCGCCGCCGACGACGGGCCGCGCGTGCTGATCGGCTCGC encodes:
- a CDS encoding iron-containing alcohol dehydrogenase; this encodes MHPPPPSAASPPAGAPTPFEMRAPTRLVVGAGTLGRLGSLATELGAQRVLVVSDRGVQRAGHAATGLAALEGAGLATALFDEFTEDPGSGAVAEGAARAREFRPDLIVGLGGGSSMDCAKGINFLVSCGGRMQDYRGRHTATGPLLPSIAVPTTAGTGSETQSFALVTDDDTGMKMACGDPQAAFRVAILDVVLTLTQPARVTALTGIDAVSHAVESHVSRAATPASRVFSRAAFALLAHGLPRVFADPADVAARADVQLAAAWAGLAIENSMLGAAHALANPLTAAHDVVHGQAVGLMLPHVVRFNAAAGADGYGELAAHLADEAGPPTAERLAVWLESLVASSGLACRLADLGLATPDVTALATAAAGQWTAGFNPRPVATADLALLYEAAR
- a CDS encoding aldehyde dehydrogenase, translated to MHLPAWRFGKPYESIERTTLVHFLSGEPVAEVSQVGGALVGRDLGKAARAREALLAFEPEEIVERLQTAGNLYAHGTLSVGGTPQSPADFVRQQSATTGLPESLCRANMQKNLFVLSNMDRMLDALSRGLPPEILWKGWGREQRGVVVSYQAQAPVLGLVLPSNSPGVHTLWLPVIALGVGLVMKPGGQEPWTPYRMAAAMVEAGIPAECIGLYPGATDVGAAILASCRRSMIFGSAKTVEQYRGNPRVQVHGPGFSKILIGDDCVDDWERHLDLMAESVAANSGRGCINASAIWASRHTEAIAAALAERLGPIPVKLPDDPDAKLAAFTVPGAAKAIWGQIEAGLKAPGVSHATAPYGERFVEGERCGWLRPVVAHCDSPDSEIAKAEYMFPFVAVVRCPQEQWFERIGPTLVATALTDDAALQARLADCTDIDRLNLGPIPTTRLDWLQPHEGNIIDFLYRSRALQVPAPAAAATA